A window of Synergistaceae bacterium genomic DNA:
TGTGTTCCGGCTCTCCAAAGAGAAATTTAAAGTACCGGTCCCGCCGCCGGTCGATTTCCTTCGGCAGCGTATTGTCTTTTTTGCGTCTCTCGTACTCCCGCCGAGCCTCCGGGCTCAGGTTCTCGAAGGAGAGATCCCCGTTGAGTCGTTCCATGTCAGTGCAGGATCCTTCCCTTTCTTGATGTTTCACTGAAAAGGATAGGTTGTCAGTGAGAGGTTTGTCAAGGTAAGACCCATTGAATCGCCGTATATGGAACCAAAAATCTTTTTTTTGCATAAATTACATTCTTTTCAAAACCACTTTTCATGCTATTCTGAACTTGAATTGTATGAATAAACTAAAATAAGTCACTGGAAGGGAGCCTGTGTTATGGAAAATAATAATTTGATGGACAACCTGCAAAGTCTTCTGGGTGCTGTCGCCGGGGCGAGCTCGGCGGGGAGGGGAAACAATGCGATGGGCGGTCTGCTGGGAGGGCTGCTGTCTCAGGGGATCCAGGGCGGCCTGACGAGAGCCGTGGGGCCAAGTCTTCTGGGTGGACTGGCGGGGGCGCTCATGGGCACGGAGACCGGCAGAAAGACGGGATCCAACGCGCTGCTGGTGGGCGGAGGTCTGGCCCTGGGGGCTCTGGCCTGGAACAAATACAAACAGCTCATGCAGTCGGCCGGCCCCGCGCCGGCGCAGGCGTCCAACTTTGCCCCGATGGCAAACGCGCCTTCCGCGCCGGTGGACGAACGGGTGAAACGCTTCATC
This region includes:
- a CDS encoding DUF533 domain-containing protein; translation: MENNNLMDNLQSLLGAVAGASSAGRGNNAMGGLLGGLLSQGIQGGLTRAVGPSLLGGLAGALMGTETGRKTGSNALLVGGGLALGALAWNKYKQLMQSAGPAPAQASNFAPMANAPSAPVDERVKRFIRAMVFAAKADGHIDETEHRNIIQKIKELSLGAEAEQVVNEAIQQPLDPEALARGVQDHDEALEIYVLSRSVIDVDQFMERNYLDALAHALNIPDSVKQAIEQDIASQQR